The DNA segment AGCAGATAATCGTGCTCAGCGAAATAGGCGGGGATCGGGGCTTCCCTATCGTAATCGGCATCAGCGAGATACTCGCGATCGACCGCAGGCTGAAGGGGATCGATCTTCCCAGGCCCATGACGCACGATCTGCTCGCAAACATAATCGAGCAAATGGGTGCAAAGGTTGACCGCGTAGTGATCAATGATCTGCGAAATCACACCTTCTATGCGGTACTGCATGTTGTGCTCGACGGACGCGAGATCGAGATCGACAGCCGGCCTTCAGACGCTCTCGCACTGGGGGTTGGGCTCAACGCTCCGGTTTTTGTTGAGGATCAGGTGTTTGAGAAGATGCAGATGTAAAGTTTGAAATGATCAGCAGGCCTACCGCGATGCATAGCATACTGTCGGCAACGTTGAACGCGGGCCAGT comes from the Anaerohalosphaera lusitana genome and includes:
- a CDS encoding bifunctional nuclease family protein is translated as MEVPVELSRIVINETVDQQIIVLSEIGGDRGFPIVIGISEILAIDRRLKGIDLPRPMTHDLLANIIEQMGAKVDRVVINDLRNHTFYAVLHVVLDGREIEIDSRPSDALALGVGLNAPVFVEDQVFEKMQM